One segment of Triticum aestivum cultivar Chinese Spring chromosome 2A, IWGSC CS RefSeq v2.1, whole genome shotgun sequence DNA contains the following:
- the LOC123184918 gene encoding glucose-6-phosphate isomerase, cytosolic-like — protein sequence MPSPGPPWPAVAGSPRFYSLPGYSPTRIPPPICHLLRDRTPFSGSPPSTSSRVRPASAMASPVLISDTDQWKALQAHVGAIHKTHLRDLMTDIDRCKAMTAEFEGAFLDYSRQQATTETIDKLFKLAEAAKLKEKIDKLFKTFRTGSWIGATGKPLTNVVSVGIGGSLLGPLFVHTALQTDPEAA from the coding sequence ATGCCTTCGCCGGGTCCGCCATGGCCCGCTGTCGCTGGGTCACCCCGCTTCTATTCTCTTCCTGGCTATTCCCCTACCCGTATTCCACCACCTATCTGTCATCTCCTCCGTGACCGCACCCCGTTCTCCGGCAGCCCGCCGTCGACATCCTCCAGGGTCCGCCCGGCATCGGCCATGGCATCGCCGGTGCTCATCTCTGACACCGACCAGTGGAAAGCCCTCCAGGCGCACGTCGGCGCGATCCACAAGACGCACCTGCGCGATCTCATGACAGACATCGACCGATGCAAGGCAATGACGGCGGAATTTGAAGGCGCCTTCCTGGACTACTCGAGGCAGCAGGCCACCACCGAGACCATCGACAAGCTCTTCAAGCTGGCGGAGGCCGCAAAGCTCAAGGAGAAGATCGACAAGCTCTTCAAGACTTTCAGAACTGGCTCATGGATTGGGGCAACTGGGAAACCATTGACAAATGTTGTCTCAGTTGGGATTGGTGGTAGCTTACTTGGACCTCTGTTTGTGCATACGGCTCTCCAGACTGACCCGGAAGCAGCATaa